Proteins encoded by one window of Nasonia vitripennis strain AsymCx chromosome 5, Nvit_psr_1.1, whole genome shotgun sequence:
- the Ft gene encoding ferritin isoform X1, producing the protein MDDIMKCHVAPADVPQAWKDMVSPCIKILEAQVKTEIEAAMTYLAMGAHFARDSVNRPGFSKLFIESAGEEREHAIKIIEYLLMRGELVSDVSKLLKFPLKPIREEWNSGVEALTDALNLESQVTRSIRDIIMTCESPKDIPFNDYHLVDYLTADFLDEQYKGQRDLAGKISTLGKMMASHGALGEFLFDKKLLKNEV; encoded by the exons gCCACGTTGCACCAGCTGATGTTCCACAAGCATGGAAGGACATGGTCAGTCCTTGCATAAAGATCCTCGAGGCTCAAGTTAAAACTGAAATCGAGGCTGCCATGACTTACCTTGCTATG GGCGCACATTTCGCACGAGACTCGGTGAACCGACCTGGTTTTAGCAAACTCTTCATCGAGAGCGCAGGCGAGGAACGTGAACACGCAATTAAGATCATCGAGTACTTGCTGATGCGTGGAGAGTTGGTCAGCGACGTCAGCAAGCTTCTCAAGTTCCCGCTCAAGCCCATCCGTGAGGAATGGAACAGCGGTGTCGAAGCTCTCACCGACGCCCTCAACCTCGAATCCCAAGTCACCCGCAGCATTCGGGACATCATCATGACCTGCGAGTCACCTAAGGACATTCCTTTCAACGATTATCAC TTGGTAGATTACCTTACCGCAGACTTCCTGGATGAGCAGTACAAGGGCCAGCGGGATCTTGCTGGAAAGATCTCGACCTTGGGCAAGATGATGGCTTCACATGGAGCTTTGGGAGAGTTCTTGTTTGACAAGAAGCTTCTGAAGAATGAAGTTTAA
- the LOC100122211 gene encoding influenza virus NS1A-binding protein homolog, with protein sequence MVSSISTNGDAEGLKSSTLELQDEHHSRLILSSLNMMRKNKHFCDVILHAGNAEVHGHRAVLAAASPYLFDLFSTENQGNKEPVITYKLSDNIDKKALQKLMDYAYTSRLEIRPAEVKSVYLAASYLKMERIASQCAAHLLESLTPESCLDIRSLPGITQNETFVKQVDAYIRQNFEAVCASPALSFLPSVKIEVLYQTSQEMSLVNGSSLCCLVLDWIKRFLADQDNSSVEQLIEKTYLLYLALDNSLQDCTDLPSGDVSDTDIVQDYKKLSLKTQAQNKNRRKGVLQPAKPRVLIYNRNIEDSIEEQLEPDWNMIGVNKVGEHTFLAIVTLNGRLAKLSVLLRLNAPSSPAAQDNISRIPDDQRSSSSEPDLYCALPTMKAGKCSVGCAELNGALLVCGGYDRVECLKTVDKYIPESNTWEVLSAMREARGRFGIAVVNGKVYAIGGSNGSTELATVEVLDPESGKWKAIASLPLARSNSGVCALGEKIYCIGGWNGQAGIKQCDIFDPSTGDWSSIESLKIGRYQAGVCAYDNKVYAVGGCDSWNCLNSVEIYDPTTNSWSMGPALITARRGCGLAVFHGRLYAVGGSTGTHSLTSTEVYDPSEQVWVPGPSMCTPRANVAVAVVGDRLYAVGGFSGKNFLNSIEYLDVHTNEWTTFIPKTDGIKTPPNPEYSNYSDSSANGSEKDMPQSTAGSRQLSKANSEVE encoded by the exons ATGGTCTCTTCCATTTCGACGAACGGGGACGCCGAGGGCCTCAAGAGCTCGACCCTCGAGCTCCAGGACGAGCATCACTCGCGACTGATTCTATCCTCGCTCAACATGATGAGGAAGAACAAGCACTTCTGCGACGTCATACTACAC GCTGGCAATGCGGAGGTGCATGGTCACAGGGCAGTTCTGGCCGCGGCGTCTCCGTACCTATTCGACCTGTTCAGCACCGAGAATCAGGGCAACAAAGAACCAGTGATCACGTACAAATTGAGCGACAACATTGACAAAAAGGCGCTGCAAAAGCTCATGGATTACGCTTACACTTCGAG GCTGGAAATCAGGCCCGCCGAAGTAAAGTCGGTGTACCTGGCGGCGAGCTACCTAAAGATGGAGCGTATCGCGTCGCAATGCGCAGCCCATCTGTTGGAATCGCTGACGCCCGAGTCTTGCCTCGACATTCGCTCCCTGCCCGGCATCACGCAGAACGAGACTTTCGTTAAGCAAGTCGATGCCTACATTAGGCAGAAC TTCGAAGCGGTGTGCGCCAGTCCTGCCCTGTCCTTCCTGCCGAGCGTCAAGATCGAGGTGCTCTACCAAACCAGCCAGGAGATGAGCTTGGTCAACGGCTCGAGTCTCTGCTGCCTCGTGCTCGACTGGATCAAACGATTCCTCGCCGACCAAGACAACTCGAGCGTCGAGCAGCTCATTGAAAAGACCTACTTGCTCTATCTTGCTCTGGACAACAGTCTGCAGGACTGCACTGACCTGCCTTCGGGCGACGTTAGCGACACCGACATCGTCCAGGATTACAAGAAGTTGTCGTTGAAAACCCAGGCTCAGAACAAGAACCGAAGGAAGGGTGTGTTGCAACCGGCCAAGCCGAGAGTACTTATCTACAACAGAAATATCGAGGACAGTATAGAGGAGCAACTCGAGCCCGATTGGAATATGATCGGCGTTAACAAAGTGGGAG AACACACATTCCTGGCAATTGTGACGCTTAACGGCCGACTCGCCAAGCTGTCGGTGCTACTGCGTTTGAACGCACCCTCGTCGCCAGCGGCTCAAGACAACATCAGCCGCATTCCGGACGACCAGCGCAGCTCCAGCAGTGAGCCGGATCTCTACTGCGCCCTGCCCACCATGAAGGCTGGCAAGTGTTCGGTTGGCTGCGCCGAGCTCAACGGCGCGCTCCTCGTCTGCGGCGGCTACGACCGTGTCGAGTGCCTCAAGACCGTCGACAAGTACATACCCGAGAGCAATACTTGGGAGGTACTCTCGGCCATGCGCGAAGCCAGGGGCAGATTTGGTATTGCCGTTGTCAACGGCAAGGTCTACGCCATTGGAGGATCCAATGGATCTACGGAGCTGGCGACCGTGGAGGTACTGGATCCCGAATCCGGCAAGTGGAAAGCTATCGCCAGTCTACCTCTGGCCAGATCCAACTCGGGCGTCTGCGCTTTAGGCGAGAAGATTTACTGTATCGGTGGCTGGAACGGACAG GCTGGCATTAAACAATGCGACATCTTCGATCCGTCCACAGGCGACTGGTCTAGCATCGAGTCTCTGAAAATCGGTCGCTACCAAGCTGGTGTCTGCGCGTACGACAATAAGGTCTACGCGGTGGGCGGTTGTGACTCCTGGAACTGCCTAAATAGCGTCGAAATCTACGACCCTACTACCAACAGCTGGAGTATGGGGCCAGCTCTGATTACCGCCAGGCGCGGTTGCGGCCTAGCCGTTTTTCACGGACGCCTCTATGCTGTCGGTGGATCTACTGGCACGCACAGTCTGACCAGTACCGAGGTCTATGACCCGTCCGAGCAAGTCTGGGTACCTGGTCCCAGCATGTGCACCCCTAGGGCTAATGTTGCTGTCGCCGTTGTAGGTGACAG ATTGTACGCAGTCGGAGGTTTTTCCGGCAAGAACTTCCTGAACTCTATAGAGTATTTGGACGTGCATACTAACGAGTGGACGACGTTCATCCCGAAGACCGATGGCATCAAGACACCCCCCAACCCAGAGTACAGCAACTACTCAGACTCAAGCGCTAATGGCAGCGAGAAGGACATGCCTCAGTCAACGGCGGGTAGCCGACAACTGAGTAAGGCAAACTCTGAGGTTGAATGA
- the LOC100122227 gene encoding riboflavin kinase has protein sequence MSSKDYLPYYAAGEVVSGFGRGSKSLGCPTANLSEEIVEALPSEFETGIYYGWASLEKTIYKMVMSIGWNPFYKNDKKSMEIHLLHKFEDDFYGKELKVIVLGYIRPELNFSSVDQLIKAINKDIEVADKSLDEATSVKYKEDPFLKS, from the exons ATGTCTTCTAAGGATTATTTACCATATTATGCAGCTGGAGAAGTCGTCTCTGGCTTTGGGAGGGGATCCAAGTCATTGGGATGTCCAACag cCAACCTTTCAGAAGAAATTGTGGAGGCTCTTCCATCAGAATTTGAAACTGGGATTTATTATGGATGGGCATCTTTAGAGAAAACTATATACAAGATGGTTATGAGTATTGGTTGGAATccattttacaaaaatgacaaaaagtCCATG GAAATACATTTACTTCATAAATTTGAAGATGACTTCTATGGCAAGGAATTGAAAGTTATTGTATTAGGATACATTCGGCCAgagttgaatttttcatcagtTG ATCAACTCATTAAAGCCATTAATAAAGACATTGAAGTAGCCGATAAATCTCTTGATGAAGCAACTAGTGTAAAATACAAAGAGGATCCATTCTTGAAAAGTTGA
- the LOC100122252 gene encoding H/ACA ribonucleoprotein complex non-core subunit NAF1 has product METEQENVNVNQQNRVSEESGLRNEDGQCSDAALTVCNNKEDKQSSINMTEANIIDDTSNSDVVLSNEGNAPSSESSLTDEHSYANVNNESLSVQQSSTIIENTTSDELMHVESVLPLDTLNNVISNSDKEINNHPNNKDNDVVPMISSEVVEVITISTDDIQKTCTKSKDSENTNLSNEKDAATTADLFYIDNQTSLAAIAAQYDSSDSEEEKDSGNSGRKAVLNIQDYRNKEVVLSSDETSDSESDSSSSDSDSNSDLPGSGSSDSGDSDDEEKVKKVKNKGKNPKKVFKPKSEFDDLPPIEDLKISVPEVLCDPLGEVAWTVEQMVVVRPKPGKPTLNLDTVLFIDKGQRALGHIFDVFGQVAEPHYCVRFNSSDHIQECDIKVGMTVYYCPNTPYTSLVFVSELTKMKAIDDLGDDEPPQFSDDEEEQAYLASLRNKANNKQKDSAGERPMKRKRTNKAGWQSNHPWNSNREHQQISPNVHSPNPRPFYRSQHPWSRPRYQQPNSWNQYNMYPANQWMGQYPQYNEVQPYNEYLAPVQVSPMQMPNVRYPQMQWNPHYPVPQMNAIPVQRFPQTLVPPLTVPPPPPPPPPPNADT; this is encoded by the exons ATGGAAACGGAgcaagaaaatgtaaatgttAATCAACAAAATAGAGTTTCGGAAGAATCTGGCTTGAGAAACGAAGACGGTCAATGCAGTGATGCTGCTTTGACAGTTTGCAACAATAAAGAAGATAAACAATCTTCTATAAACATGACAGAGGCAAATATCATTGATGATACATCGAACTCTGATGTTGTTTTGAGCAATGAAGGCAATGCACCTTCAAGCGAATCTTCATTAACAGATGAACATTCTTATGCCAATGTCAACAATGAAAGTTTAAGTGTACAGCAAAGTTCGACAATCATTGAAAACACTACTTCAGATGAGTTGATGCATGTGGAATCAGTATTACCTTTAGATACTTTGAATAATGTAATTAGTAATAGTGacaaagaaattaataaccaTCCTAACAACAAAGACAATGATGTTGTACCTATGATTAGTAGCGAAGTTGTTGAAGTGATTACAATCAGCACCGATGATATTCAAAAAACTTGCACAAAAAGTAAGGATTctgaaaatacaaatttaagcAATGAAAAGGATGCAGCAACGACAGCAGACCTGTTTTATAtag aTAATCAAACTTCACTTGCTGCAATAGCTGCTCAATATGACAGTTCGGATTCTGAGGAAGAAAAAGATTCTGGAAATTCTGGCAGGAAAGctgttttaaatattcaagATTATCGTAATAAGGAAGTTGTACTGTCAAGTGACGAAACGAGTGACAGTGAGAGCGATTCAAGCAGCAGTGATTCTGATAGCAATTCAGACTTGCCTGGCTCTGGCAGCAGTGATAGTGGTGATTCAGATGATGAGGAAAAAGTCAAGAAAGTCAA gaACAAAGGAAAGAATCCAAAGAAAGTATTCAAACCAAAAAGTGAATTCGATGATCTGCCTCCAATTGAAGATTTGAAAATCAGTGTACCTGAAGTACTTTGTGACCCGTTAGGCGag GTTGCATGGACTGTTGAGCAAATGGTGGTTGTTCGTCCAAAACCTGGCAAGCCAACACTTAATTTAGATACAGTGTTATTTATTGACAAGGGTCAGAGAGCACTGGGTCATATATTTGATGTATTTGGTCAAGTTGCTGAACCTCATTATTGCGTAAGATTTAATAGTTCAGATCATATTCAGGAGTGTGACATTAAAGTAGGCATGACTGTGTACTATTGTCCAAACACACCGTACACATCCCTAGTCTTCGTAAGCGAATTGACAAA GATGAAGGCAATAGATGATCTAGGAGATGATGAACCTCCACAGTTTTCAGATGATGAAGAAGAACAAGCTTATTTAGCAAGTTTAAGAAataaagcgaacaacaagCAAAAAGACTCAGCTGGTGAAAGACCAATGAAACGTAAAcgaa cTAACAAGGCAGGTTGGCAATCTAATCATCCTTGGAACAGCAATAGAGAACATCAACAAATCTCACCAAATGTTCATTCACCAAATCCAAGGCCTTTTTACCGCTCACAACATCCATGGTCTCGCCCAAGATACCAGCAACCAAATTCTTGGAACCAATACAACATGTATCCAGCTAATCAGTGGATGGGTCAATATCCACAGTATAATGAAGTACAGCCTTACAATGAGTATCTGGCTCCGGTACAAGTTTCACCAATGCAAATGCCAAACGTCAGATATCCGCAAATGCAGTGGAATCCTCACTACCCAGTGCCTCAAATGAATGCAATACCAGTTCAAAGATTTCCTCAAACATTAGTACCACCGCTCACTGTAcctccaccaccaccaccaccacctccTCCAAATGCGGACACATAA
- the LOC100122268 gene encoding ras-specific guanine nucleotide-releasing factor RalGPS2 isoform X1 produces the protein MADLHYTAMPRDLSTESVSTLRLSEYGPNDCSDKSYSPDSNSFSGLLLPSGVNSGDKSLKERKEYREKCRTYRKYSELTPPAISSCYDNYGSVACKSNSLPGRCNVSSPVPNATVATEIPAEDLASQLTLLDASVFKCIRPEELSSCSWNKKNKLLVAPNVVSFTRRFNHASFWTVQEILNAPTPKQRSEILAHFIRVAKKLYDLNNLHSLFAIISGLHSASIYRLNKTWACLTKKDKSTFDKLAEVFSDKSNWMNLREHMDSIKLPCIPYLGLFLTDLVYIDMAHPPTKNGDNHQRILKMNAVLTKVAMFQASEYPGIVPLPDVQRYLSSVRYIEELQKFLEDDHFKLSMKLEPNSPIPSSSSSKESVGDVVTGVAALSLSPARGCAGSLRLHAASAANKFVPGHRKCRSLGTKFRSTSLPRNFHKQGGKYGPSLTTPGIFGKAVVPLEANHVTVRHLLDDSVLEEPHLATQIVDLDQNSPGSPADAINDDCSLLSKTSTLSVLACDIDGSIEPRCIMQGSLRRKVVLRDGRKPAVTTWQRYWVQLWASSIVYFSPKCFKGNDRGDFKREPYKMVSILGWIVETLDNTFHGDTFLLADPKKGNVYKFRATSNEMADQWLKELRATVRGATDRKPIPANLMSFE, from the exons ATGGCTGATCTGCATTATACCGCCATGCCCCGCGATTTGTCTACCGAGTCAGTTTCCACTCTGCGGCTGTCTGAG TATGGACCCAATGATTGCTCTGACAAATCCTATAGTCCAGACTCGAATTCCTTTAGTGGACTCTTGTTGCCCAGTGGTGTGAATTCGGGTGACAAGAGTCTAAAAGAACGTAAGGAATACAGAGAAAAATGTAGGACGTATAGAAAATATTCTGAACTGACACCGCCCGCTATATCAAGCTGTTATGACAATTATGG ATCTGTGGCGTGCAAATCCAATTCATTACCTGGTCGCTGCAATGTCAGTTCACCAGTACCAAATGCCACAGTGGCTACTGAGATTCCAGCTGAAGACCTAGCATCACAACTAACATTGCTCGATGCTAGTGTCTTCAAATGCATAAGACCTGAAGAATTATCCAGTTGTTCGTGGAACAAAAAGAACAAACTCTTGGTTGCCCCAAATGTTGTCAGCTTCACAAGGCGTTTCAATCAC GCCAGCTTTTGGACAgttcaagaaatattaaatgcACCAACACCAAAGCAAAGATCTGAAATTCTAGCACATTTTATACGAGTAGCAAAAAAGCTATatgatttgaataatttacacTCTTTATTTGCTATTATATCTGGTTTACACAGCGCGTCAATTTACAG attGAACAAAACGTGGGCTTGtttaacaaaaaaagataaaagcaCCTTTGACAAACTTGCAGAAGTATTTAGTGATAAAAGCAATTGGATGAATCTTCGAGAACATATGGATAGCATCAAACTGCCATGCATACCTTATTTAGGATTATTTTTGACAGATCTTGTATATATAGACATGGCACATCCACCAACCAAA aATGGCGACAATCATCAGCGAATCTTGAAGATGAATGCTGTTTTAACAAAAGTAGCAATGTTTCAAGCCAGCGAATATCCCGGCATAGTCCCTCTACCCGATGTTCAAAGATATTTGAGCAGTGTTCGTTATATAGAagaattacaaaaatttcttGAGGACGATCATTTTAA ATTATCAATGAAATTGGAGCCAAATTCACCAATCCCGTCTTCAAGTAGTAGTAAAGAATCAGTTGGCGATGTAGTGACGGGCGTCGCAGCTTTGTCTTTATCTCCAGCGCGAGGCTGTGCAGGATCTTTGCGTTTGCATGCTGCATCAGCAGCTAATAAATTTGTACCTGGACATCGCAAGTGTCGTAGTCTTGGGACGAA ATTTCGTAGTACGAGTCTTCCACGCAACTTCCATAAACAAGGAGGAAAATACGGACCTAGCTTGACAACTCCTGG CATATTCGGCAAGGCTGTAGTTCCTCTGGAGGCAAATCACGTAACGGTTCGTCATTTACTTGACGATTCCGTGCTGGAGGAGCCGCATTTGGCTACGCAAATCGTAGACCTCGATCAGAATTCTCCAGGATCGCCGGCCGACGCTATAAACGATGACTGTAGTTTACTGTCCAAGACTAG TACGCTGTCAGTCTTGGCATGCGATATTGATGGTTCCATAGAGCCTCGTTGCATAATGCAAGGATCTTTGAGGCGAAAAGTTGTTCTACGAGATGGACGGAAACCCGCGGTAACAACCTGGCAAAGATACTGGGTCCAACTTTGGGCATCCTCGATTGTATACTTTTCTCCGAAATGCTTCAAAGG aAATGACAGAGGGGACTTTAAAAGGGAGCCGTACAAAATGGTGTCTATATTGGGTTGGATTGTTGAAACGTTGGATAATACGTTTCACGGAGATACTTTCCTGTTAGCAGATCCGAAAAAAG GAAACGTATATAAATTCCGAGCGACGTCGAACGAAATGGCAGACCAATGGCTGAAGGAATTACGGGCAACTGTGCGCGGTGCGACGGATCGAAAGCCCATTCCAGCAAATCTCATGTCCTTCGAGTGA
- the LOC100122268 gene encoding ras-specific guanine nucleotide-releasing factor RalGPS2 isoform X2, translating to MADLHYTAMPRDLSTESVSTLRLSEYGPNDCSDKSYSPDSNSFSGLLLPSGVNSGDKSLKERKEYREKCRTYRKYSELTPPAISSCYDNYGSVACKSNSLPGRCNVSSPVPNATVATEIPAEDLASQLTLLDASVFKCIRPEELSSCSWNKKNKLLVAPNVVSFTRRFNHASFWTVQEILNAPTPKQRSEILAHFIRVAKKLYDLNNLHSLFAIISGLHSASIYRLNKTWACLTKKDKSTFDKLAEVFSDKSNWMNLREHMDSIKLPCIPYLGLFLTDLVYIDMAHPPTKNGDNHQRILKMNAVLTKVAMFQASEYPGIVPLPDVQRYLSSVRYIEELQKFLEDDHFKLSMKLEPNSPIPSSSSSKESVGDVVTGVAALSLSPARGCAGSLRLHAASAANKFVPGHRKCRSLGTNIFGKAVVPLEANHVTVRHLLDDSVLEEPHLATQIVDLDQNSPGSPADAINDDCSLLSKTSTLSVLACDIDGSIEPRCIMQGSLRRKVVLRDGRKPAVTTWQRYWVQLWASSIVYFSPKCFKGNDRGDFKREPYKMVSILGWIVETLDNTFHGDTFLLADPKKGNVYKFRATSNEMADQWLKELRATVRGATDRKPIPANLMSFE from the exons ATGGCTGATCTGCATTATACCGCCATGCCCCGCGATTTGTCTACCGAGTCAGTTTCCACTCTGCGGCTGTCTGAG TATGGACCCAATGATTGCTCTGACAAATCCTATAGTCCAGACTCGAATTCCTTTAGTGGACTCTTGTTGCCCAGTGGTGTGAATTCGGGTGACAAGAGTCTAAAAGAACGTAAGGAATACAGAGAAAAATGTAGGACGTATAGAAAATATTCTGAACTGACACCGCCCGCTATATCAAGCTGTTATGACAATTATGG ATCTGTGGCGTGCAAATCCAATTCATTACCTGGTCGCTGCAATGTCAGTTCACCAGTACCAAATGCCACAGTGGCTACTGAGATTCCAGCTGAAGACCTAGCATCACAACTAACATTGCTCGATGCTAGTGTCTTCAAATGCATAAGACCTGAAGAATTATCCAGTTGTTCGTGGAACAAAAAGAACAAACTCTTGGTTGCCCCAAATGTTGTCAGCTTCACAAGGCGTTTCAATCAC GCCAGCTTTTGGACAgttcaagaaatattaaatgcACCAACACCAAAGCAAAGATCTGAAATTCTAGCACATTTTATACGAGTAGCAAAAAAGCTATatgatttgaataatttacacTCTTTATTTGCTATTATATCTGGTTTACACAGCGCGTCAATTTACAG attGAACAAAACGTGGGCTTGtttaacaaaaaaagataaaagcaCCTTTGACAAACTTGCAGAAGTATTTAGTGATAAAAGCAATTGGATGAATCTTCGAGAACATATGGATAGCATCAAACTGCCATGCATACCTTATTTAGGATTATTTTTGACAGATCTTGTATATATAGACATGGCACATCCACCAACCAAA aATGGCGACAATCATCAGCGAATCTTGAAGATGAATGCTGTTTTAACAAAAGTAGCAATGTTTCAAGCCAGCGAATATCCCGGCATAGTCCCTCTACCCGATGTTCAAAGATATTTGAGCAGTGTTCGTTATATAGAagaattacaaaaatttcttGAGGACGATCATTTTAA ATTATCAATGAAATTGGAGCCAAATTCACCAATCCCGTCTTCAAGTAGTAGTAAAGAATCAGTTGGCGATGTAGTGACGGGCGTCGCAGCTTTGTCTTTATCTCCAGCGCGAGGCTGTGCAGGATCTTTGCGTTTGCATGCTGCATCAGCAGCTAATAAATTTGTACCTGGACATCGCAAGTGTCGTAGTCTTGGGACGAA CATATTCGGCAAGGCTGTAGTTCCTCTGGAGGCAAATCACGTAACGGTTCGTCATTTACTTGACGATTCCGTGCTGGAGGAGCCGCATTTGGCTACGCAAATCGTAGACCTCGATCAGAATTCTCCAGGATCGCCGGCCGACGCTATAAACGATGACTGTAGTTTACTGTCCAAGACTAG TACGCTGTCAGTCTTGGCATGCGATATTGATGGTTCCATAGAGCCTCGTTGCATAATGCAAGGATCTTTGAGGCGAAAAGTTGTTCTACGAGATGGACGGAAACCCGCGGTAACAACCTGGCAAAGATACTGGGTCCAACTTTGGGCATCCTCGATTGTATACTTTTCTCCGAAATGCTTCAAAGG aAATGACAGAGGGGACTTTAAAAGGGAGCCGTACAAAATGGTGTCTATATTGGGTTGGATTGTTGAAACGTTGGATAATACGTTTCACGGAGATACTTTCCTGTTAGCAGATCCGAAAAAAG GAAACGTATATAAATTCCGAGCGACGTCGAACGAAATGGCAGACCAATGGCTGAAGGAATTACGGGCAACTGTGCGCGGTGCGACGGATCGAAAGCCCATTCCAGCAAATCTCATGTCCTTCGAGTGA
- the LOC100122282 gene encoding uncharacterized protein LOC100122282, producing the protein MKVEIVLILLCGAIASLECRRIPGSGRPTQGRKVIEAVPKSQRPTFLAYTLGHGFMEQYRMESPHVFPFPTLLQISSELEDKFQALKKPKNFTSDLYLFVSETFRLSSADMFSLILRRKYCFPHGKCIDLENIGELCCPF; encoded by the exons ATGAAAGTCGAGATTGTCTTGATCCTGCTGTGCGGTGCGATCGCAAGCCTAGAATGCCGTCGCATCCCAGGCAGCGGTAGACCGACGCAAGGCAGAAAAGTCATTGAAGCGGTGCCAAAATCTC AGAGACCGACGTTCCTGGCCTACACTTTGGGTCACGGCTTCATGGAACAATATCGAATGGAAAGTCCTCACGTGTTTCCCTTCCCGACCTTGCTGCAAATATCGTCGGAGCTCGAAGATAAATTCCAG GCGCTCAAGAAGCCGAAGAACTTTACGAGCGATCTCTACCTATTCGTCTCGGAGACCTTCCGGCTCAGCTCGGCGGATATGTTCTCGCTCATACTGCGCCGCAAGTACTGCTTTCCTCACGGCAAGTGCATCGATCTCGAGAACATCGGCGAGCTTTGCTGTCCCTTCTGA